One window from the genome of Streptomyces sp. NBC_00287 encodes:
- a CDS encoding VOC family protein encodes MASNGFTTCLWFDNEAEEAAHYYVSVFKNSSVGKVARYPEGAPRPAGTVLTVEFTANGHKFLALNGGPEFKFNEAVSFMIFCENQEEIDYYWTKLTEGGGEPGPCGWLKDKYGVSWQVIPDSLDAMMTDPDPEKAARATQAMLAMGKLDIAALEKAYAGE; translated from the coding sequence ATGGCCAGCAACGGTTTCACCACGTGTCTCTGGTTCGACAACGAGGCCGAGGAAGCCGCCCACTACTACGTCTCGGTGTTCAAGAACTCCAGCGTCGGCAAGGTCGCCCGCTACCCGGAGGGCGCCCCGCGGCCCGCCGGCACCGTGCTGACCGTGGAGTTCACGGCCAACGGCCACAAGTTCCTTGCACTCAACGGCGGCCCGGAGTTCAAGTTCAACGAGGCCGTCTCCTTCATGATCTTCTGCGAGAACCAGGAGGAGATCGACTACTACTGGACCAAGCTCACCGAGGGCGGCGGCGAGCCCGGCCCCTGCGGCTGGCTCAAGGACAAGTACGGCGTGTCCTGGCAGGTCATCCCGGACAGCCTCGACGCCATGATGACCGACCCGGACCCGGAGAAGGCGGCCCGCGCCACCCAGGCGATGCTCGCCATGGGCAAGCTCGACATCGCGGCCCTGGAGAAGGCCTACGCGGGCGAGTGA
- a CDS encoding epoxide hydrolase family protein — translation MTSTPTPDGIRPFRIDVPQSDLDDLHRRLDLTRWPDELPGVGWSYGVPRDYLKELVRHWRHAYDWRAAEAELNAWPQFTTTIDGANVHFAHIRSPEPDATPLIITHGWPGSIVEFLDVVGPLTDPAAHGGDPADAFHVVVPSIPGFGLSGPTTDTGWEAARVASAWVELMTRLGYGRFGAQGGDWGAAISRELGRAHPDRLIGVHLNLLPGAQATHEPTREELDALDPGERERTLESWRRWAEWSREGTGYAVLQATRPQTLAYALMDSPVGQLAWIVEKFREWTDSTELPEEAVERDRLLTNVMLYWLTGTAGSASRIYYERAHDPSWAAKQSGPSTAPTALALFPAEPQLPLRHKADRTENIVRWTEFDRGGHFPAMEEPDLLVGDVRAFFRQLRAKD, via the coding sequence ATGACTTCGACGCCCACCCCCGACGGCATCCGGCCCTTCCGGATCGACGTACCCCAGAGCGACCTCGACGATCTCCACCGCCGGCTGGACCTCACCCGGTGGCCCGACGAGCTGCCGGGCGTGGGCTGGTCCTACGGTGTCCCCCGCGACTACCTGAAGGAGCTCGTACGGCACTGGCGGCACGCCTACGACTGGCGGGCGGCCGAGGCCGAGCTGAACGCCTGGCCGCAGTTCACGACGACGATCGACGGGGCGAACGTGCACTTCGCCCATATCCGCTCCCCGGAGCCGGACGCCACGCCGCTGATCATCACGCACGGCTGGCCGGGCTCGATCGTCGAGTTCCTGGATGTCGTCGGGCCGTTGACCGACCCGGCCGCGCACGGGGGCGATCCGGCCGACGCCTTCCATGTCGTCGTGCCGAGCATCCCGGGGTTCGGGCTGTCCGGGCCCACGACCGACACCGGCTGGGAGGCGGCCCGGGTCGCCTCGGCGTGGGTCGAGCTGATGACGCGGCTGGGCTACGGGCGGTTCGGGGCGCAGGGCGGTGACTGGGGCGCGGCGATCTCCCGCGAGCTGGGCCGCGCCCACCCGGACCGGCTGATCGGCGTGCACCTGAACCTGCTGCCCGGGGCGCAGGCGACCCACGAACCCACGCGGGAGGAGCTGGACGCGCTCGACCCCGGGGAACGCGAGCGGACGCTGGAGTCGTGGCGGCGGTGGGCCGAGTGGTCGCGCGAGGGCACCGGATACGCCGTACTGCAGGCCACCCGGCCGCAGACCCTGGCGTACGCGCTCATGGACTCTCCGGTCGGCCAACTGGCGTGGATCGTGGAGAAGTTCAGGGAGTGGACGGACTCGACGGAGCTGCCGGAGGAGGCGGTGGAACGGGACCGGCTGCTCACCAATGTGATGCTGTACTGGCTGACAGGGACGGCGGGTTCGGCCTCCCGTATCTACTACGAGCGGGCGCACGACCCGAGTTGGGCAGCCAAGCAGTCCGGGCCGTCGACCGCGCCGACGGCCCTCGCGCTCTTCCCGGCCGAGCCGCAACTCCCCTTGCGGCACAAGGCGGACCGGACCGAGAACATCGTGCGCTGGACCGAGTTCGACCGGGGCGGGCACTTCCCTGCGATGGAGGAGCCGGACCTGCTGGTGGGCGACGTACGGGCGTTCTTCCGGCAGTTGCGCGCGAAGGACTGA
- a CDS encoding ATP-dependent Clp protease proteolytic subunit: MTPMTTLAPRAEEGDTALTRFDDQLAAQLLGQRIVLLGTQVDEVSANRVCAQLLILSAEDPRTDISLYVNSPGGSVHAGLAIYDTMRLIPNDVSTLAMGFAASMGQFLLSVGTAGKRFALPNARIMMHQPSAGIGGTTADIEIQAENLEHTKRTIERITAEHTGQSPETISRDGDRDRWFTAEEAKEYGMVDRVVESLTDVRPAASKRRMGL; encoded by the coding sequence ATGACTCCAATGACCACGCTCGCGCCGCGGGCGGAGGAGGGCGACACCGCGCTCACCCGGTTCGACGACCAGCTGGCGGCCCAGTTGCTCGGGCAGCGGATCGTGCTGCTGGGCACCCAGGTCGACGAGGTCTCCGCGAACCGGGTCTGCGCGCAGTTGCTGATCCTGTCCGCCGAGGACCCGCGCACCGACATCAGCCTGTACGTCAACAGCCCGGGCGGCTCGGTGCACGCGGGCCTCGCCATCTACGACACCATGCGGCTGATCCCCAACGACGTCTCGACGCTCGCCATGGGCTTCGCGGCCAGCATGGGCCAGTTCCTGCTGAGCGTCGGCACCGCGGGCAAGCGCTTCGCCCTGCCGAACGCACGGATCATGATGCACCAGCCGTCGGCCGGAATCGGCGGCACCACCGCGGACATCGAGATCCAGGCGGAGAACCTGGAGCACACCAAGCGGACCATCGAGCGGATCACGGCCGAGCACACCGGCCAGAGCCCGGAGACGATCTCCCGGGACGGCGACCGGGACCGCTGGTTCACGGCCGAGGAAGCCAAGGAGTACGGCATGGTCGACCGGGTGGTGGAGTCGCTGACCGACGTCCGCCCGGCCGCCTCGAAGCGACGGATGGGGCTGTAG
- a CDS encoding ClpP family protease, whose product MGSYTIPNVIERTPQGERSFDVFSRLLNERIIFIGTEIDDGVANVVIAQLLHLESAAPENEIAIYLNSPGGSFTSLMAIYDTMTYVQAPISTVCVGQAASTAAVLLAGGDPGRRSVLEHARVLLGQPASGGRQGTVSDLALQAKEMVRIRAQVEEVLARHTHHDVSTLRADMDRDKVFTAEEAVAYGLADQVVSRRLVGV is encoded by the coding sequence ATGGGCAGTTACACGATTCCGAACGTCATCGAGCGCACCCCGCAGGGCGAGCGGTCCTTCGATGTGTTCAGCCGGCTGCTGAACGAGCGGATCATCTTCATCGGTACCGAGATCGACGACGGGGTGGCCAATGTCGTCATCGCGCAACTCCTCCATCTGGAGTCGGCGGCGCCCGAGAACGAGATCGCGATCTACCTCAACTCCCCGGGCGGCTCGTTCACTTCGCTGATGGCCATCTACGACACGATGACCTACGTCCAGGCGCCGATCTCCACGGTCTGCGTCGGACAGGCGGCGTCCACGGCGGCCGTACTGCTGGCAGGCGGGGATCCCGGACGGCGGTCCGTCCTGGAGCATGCGCGCGTGCTGCTCGGGCAGCCGGCCAGCGGCGGGCGGCAGGGCACGGTCTCCGATCTGGCGCTCCAGGCCAAGGAGATGGTCCGGATCCGCGCCCAGGTCGAGGAGGTGCTGGCCCGGCACACCCACCACGACGTCAGCACACTGCGTGCCGACATGGACCGCGACAAGGTGTTCACCGCCGAGGAGGCCGTGGCGTACGGCCTCGCCGACCAGGTGGTGAGCCGGCGCCTCGTCGGGGTGTGA
- a CDS encoding helix-turn-helix domain-containing protein, whose amino-acid sequence MSNQAPNQARVIPLRPPARQEPPRPETAAPAPREPLWRDLVGDVLRRERLAQERTLKDVADAARISMPYLSEVERGRKEASSEVLAAAAHALGLGLGDLLSRAQGELIRLTSRHSPVRSRSTAGSSYDGLCLAA is encoded by the coding sequence GTGAGCAACCAAGCGCCGAACCAAGCCCGCGTCATCCCGCTGCGCCCGCCCGCGCGCCAGGAGCCCCCGCGCCCGGAAACCGCCGCACCCGCGCCCAGGGAACCCCTGTGGCGGGACCTGGTCGGCGATGTCCTGCGGCGCGAACGCCTCGCCCAGGAGCGCACCCTGAAGGACGTGGCCGACGCCGCCCGGATCTCGATGCCCTACCTCTCCGAGGTGGAGCGCGGCCGCAAGGAGGCCTCCTCCGAGGTCCTCGCGGCCGCCGCCCACGCCCTCGGACTCGGCCTCGGCGACCTGCTGTCCCGCGCCCAGGGCGAACTGATCCGGCTCACCAGCCGCCACAGCCCGGTCCGCAGCCGCAGCACGGCCGGTTCGTCGTACGACGGCCTCTGCCTGGCCGCCTGA
- a CDS encoding ATP-binding protein, which produces MIEHDGAVIPTGFDVPVEPLRRAAHYSGEPGCIAEARSFAALFLGRLRTEWCADIDDRTHDEVLLVVSELVTNADRHSNGPYILDLEGTDAQVAVSVYDSSAALPRRFPRDPERVGRHGLEIVHALAAEVAVERVPVGKRVRALMRLSDE; this is translated from the coding sequence ATGATCGAACACGACGGGGCAGTGATTCCGACTGGTTTCGACGTGCCCGTGGAGCCGCTCCGACGGGCGGCCCACTACAGCGGTGAGCCGGGGTGCATCGCCGAGGCGCGGTCGTTCGCCGCCCTCTTCCTCGGCCGGCTGCGCACCGAATGGTGCGCCGACATCGACGACCGGACCCACGACGAGGTGCTCCTGGTCGTCAGCGAGCTGGTCACCAACGCCGACCGGCACAGCAACGGCCCGTACATCCTGGACCTGGAGGGCACCGACGCCCAGGTCGCGGTCTCCGTCTACGACAGCAGCGCCGCGCTGCCCCGGCGCTTCCCCCGGGATCCCGAACGCGTCGGCCGGCACGGTCTGGAGATAGTGCACGCGCTGGCGGCGGAGGTCGCCGTGGAGCGGGTCCCGGTCGGCAAGCGGGTCCGCGCGCTGATGAGGCTGAGCGACGAGTGA
- a CDS encoding DUF6777 domain-containing protein, protein MSAEPPSSGRPTGPPSGPLSGPTQPPSGPPSQPPGSGGGGPPPSTGGGGVTPEPEPRRPWWRSVPRVAVLATVVVAAVVLAVVFSRSDGGGSGSDGEVFLQAAGKSGPDPFTESTATDSSAPPVTPSPATGTATTNAVRGVDGAAPGLYGGTRNVASCDVEKQIKALQAEPAKNRAFASVAGVDPTDVPAYLRGLTPVQLRMDTRVTNHGYRDGSATSYQAVLQSGTAVLVDDRGVPRVRCACGNPLTPPVAQQTAPKTTGDSWPSYKSSNVVVVAPATVVINVFVVYDPEQDDWFERHPGDTGGKDQKTDPPAHEPAPSVTEPPTTSPSPGATTACPATPTGTETTCPPTSKTPPEPIAPETSEPTSEPPAEPESPGTTSPQVPLASDTTATATQSLPTGVSPLSPAM, encoded by the coding sequence GTGAGCGCCGAACCTCCGTCCTCCGGCCGACCCACAGGACCCCCGTCGGGTCCCTTGTCCGGTCCGACGCAGCCGCCTTCCGGGCCGCCGTCCCAGCCGCCGGGCAGCGGCGGCGGCGGCCCGCCCCCCAGTACCGGGGGCGGCGGAGTCACCCCGGAGCCGGAACCCCGTCGGCCGTGGTGGCGGTCCGTGCCGCGCGTCGCCGTGCTCGCCACCGTGGTGGTCGCGGCCGTGGTGCTGGCCGTTGTCTTCAGCCGCAGTGACGGCGGCGGCTCGGGATCGGACGGCGAGGTTTTCCTCCAGGCCGCCGGAAAGTCCGGCCCCGACCCCTTCACCGAGTCCACCGCGACGGACAGCTCCGCCCCACCGGTCACCCCCTCCCCGGCCACCGGGACCGCCACGACCAACGCCGTCCGCGGTGTCGACGGCGCAGCGCCCGGCCTCTACGGCGGCACCCGCAACGTCGCCAGCTGCGACGTGGAGAAGCAGATCAAGGCGCTGCAGGCGGAACCGGCGAAGAACAGGGCGTTCGCCTCCGTCGCCGGCGTCGATCCCACCGACGTCCCCGCCTATCTGCGCGGCCTCACCCCCGTGCAACTGCGCATGGACACCCGCGTCACCAACCACGGCTACCGCGACGGCAGCGCCACCAGCTACCAGGCCGTCCTGCAGAGCGGCACCGCCGTCCTCGTCGACGACCGCGGAGTGCCCCGGGTGCGCTGCGCCTGCGGCAACCCGCTGACCCCACCGGTCGCCCAGCAGACCGCGCCGAAGACCACCGGCGACTCCTGGCCGTCGTACAAGTCCTCGAACGTCGTCGTGGTCGCGCCCGCCACCGTCGTCATCAATGTCTTCGTCGTCTACGACCCCGAGCAGGACGACTGGTTCGAGCGGCACCCCGGTGACACCGGAGGCAAGGACCAGAAGACGGACCCGCCCGCCCACGAGCCCGCCCCGTCGGTGACCGAGCCGCCCACGACGTCGCCGTCGCCCGGCGCCACCACGGCGTGTCCGGCGACGCCCACCGGCACCGAGACCACCTGCCCGCCGACCTCGAAGACGCCCCCCGAGCCGATCGCGCCGGAGACCTCGGAACCGACCTCGGAGCCCCCGGCGGAGCCGGAGTCGCCCGGGACGACCAGCCCTCAGGTGCCGCTCGCGTCCGACACGACCGCCACGGCGACCCAGTCGCTGCCCACGGGTGTCAGCCCGCTGTCGCCGGCGATGTGA
- a CDS encoding streptophobe family protein — MTSRTPSDQALARHGWPQALVAVLAGLLAMGIVAALGLWAAGATGLPDNAFPRVVAATVVTAVGGTVEMSGDAGGLAESAADLTVIPLSVTLVGALLIAAGFLRPLRHRAVAGARELAGWAGRIAVLWLLALLGLALAARQTFTISLGDDTLGDLGDLFGVTPKVGFRTDVPLTVFFGLLWLAGVLILALLVSRGAPLPPRLLRFQASVRPAAYAMVLLLLAYVALGVVIGLIVAATRGHVPETLAVLLLGLPNLVWLVLTIGLGATWEGRVEGPFGLPMPHVLDEVLRGSDTATLNLSTLAEHDSRVWWLVVVDAVLVLAAAFVMAARSPRRMRAWQHAVHMAVALALTVLMICLIGRTSAHYGLSVLGIGDLGGDLGGELLLEPQIWGALGFALLWGLVAGFLGALLARPVRRQT; from the coding sequence GTGACTTCGCGCACCCCCTCCGACCAGGCCCTGGCCCGCCACGGCTGGCCGCAGGCCCTCGTCGCCGTGCTGGCCGGACTGCTCGCCATGGGGATCGTCGCCGCGCTGGGACTGTGGGCGGCGGGCGCGACCGGTCTCCCGGACAACGCCTTCCCGCGGGTCGTCGCCGCGACCGTGGTGACCGCCGTCGGCGGCACCGTCGAGATGTCCGGCGACGCCGGCGGCCTCGCCGAGTCCGCGGCCGACCTCACCGTGATCCCGCTGTCCGTCACGCTGGTCGGCGCGCTGCTGATCGCCGCCGGTTTCCTGCGGCCGCTGCGACACCGGGCGGTGGCCGGAGCGCGTGAGCTGGCGGGGTGGGCCGGCCGGATCGCCGTGCTGTGGCTGCTGGCGCTGCTCGGTCTGGCGCTGGCCGCGCGTCAGACCTTCACCATCTCCCTCGGCGACGACACCCTCGGTGACCTGGGCGATCTCTTCGGCGTCACACCGAAGGTCGGCTTCCGCACCGACGTGCCGCTCACCGTGTTCTTCGGACTGCTGTGGCTGGCGGGCGTCCTGATCCTGGCCCTGCTGGTCTCCCGCGGGGCTCCGCTGCCGCCGAGGCTGCTGCGCTTCCAGGCATCGGTGCGCCCGGCCGCGTACGCCATGGTCCTGCTGCTGCTCGCCTACGTCGCTCTCGGCGTCGTCATCGGTCTGATCGTCGCCGCGACCCGCGGTCACGTGCCGGAGACCCTCGCCGTGCTCCTGCTCGGCCTGCCGAACCTGGTGTGGCTGGTGCTCACCATCGGCCTCGGTGCCACGTGGGAGGGCCGGGTCGAGGGTCCGTTCGGCCTGCCGATGCCGCACGTCCTGGACGAGGTGCTGCGCGGCTCGGACACCGCGACCCTGAACCTGAGCACGCTCGCCGAGCACGACAGCCGGGTGTGGTGGCTGGTGGTCGTGGACGCGGTCCTGGTTCTCGCCGCCGCGTTCGTGATGGCGGCCCGCTCCCCACGCCGGATGCGCGCCTGGCAGCACGCGGTGCACATGGCGGTGGCGCTGGCACTGACGGTGCTGATGATCTGCCTGATTGGCCGGACCTCGGCCCACTACGGCCTGTCGGTCCTGGGCATCGGCGACCTGGGGGGCGATCTGGGCGGGGAGCTGCTGCTGGAGCCGCAGATTTGGGGGGCGCTGGGGTTCGCGCTGCTGTGGGGGTTGGTGGCGGGGTTCCTGGGCGCCCTGCTGGCCAGACCTGTGCGGAGGCAGACCTAG
- a CDS encoding serine/threonine-protein kinase, producing MARDTSLFSGRPSELIGRQVAGYRIEQEIGRGGMAVVYRARDLRLDRTVALKLLAPELARNDTFRRRFTHESRAAAAIDHPHIVPVFEAGETDGVLYIAMRYVAGSDLRHLLDRQGPLPPATVVRIAAQVASALDAAHEHGLVHRDVKPGNILVARGTDSDHPEHAYLTDFGLTKKSLSLTGFTTVGQFVGTLDYVAPEQISGKPVDARCDVYGFACVVHECLAGRPPFRRDDDMALLWAHQYDEPPPLTSARPDLPSQVDSVFAKALAKSPDDRYESCLAFVAALRLALRGTPEAGHPATQVDMKVVEEKVEGPKAPPRWAEAVMNPRAGGGLSRPRGSAAP from the coding sequence ATGGCCCGTGACACGAGCCTCTTCTCCGGCCGCCCCTCCGAGCTGATCGGACGGCAGGTCGCCGGTTACCGCATCGAGCAGGAGATCGGCCGCGGCGGTATGGCCGTCGTCTACCGCGCCCGCGATCTGCGCCTGGACCGCACCGTCGCGCTCAAGCTGCTCGCCCCCGAACTCGCCCGCAACGACACCTTCCGCCGCCGCTTCACCCATGAGTCCCGGGCCGCCGCAGCGATCGATCACCCGCACATCGTGCCGGTCTTCGAGGCGGGCGAGACGGACGGCGTCCTGTACATCGCCATGCGCTATGTCGCCGGCAGCGATCTGCGGCATCTGCTGGACCGGCAGGGCCCGTTGCCGCCCGCGACGGTCGTGCGCATCGCCGCGCAGGTCGCGTCCGCCCTGGATGCCGCCCACGAGCACGGGCTGGTCCACCGGGACGTCAAGCCCGGCAACATCCTGGTCGCCCGCGGCACGGACAGTGACCACCCCGAGCACGCCTATCTGACCGACTTCGGGCTGACGAAGAAGTCGCTGTCCCTGACCGGGTTCACCACCGTCGGGCAGTTCGTCGGCACGCTCGACTATGTCGCGCCCGAGCAGATCTCCGGCAAGCCGGTCGACGCGCGCTGCGATGTGTACGGCTTCGCCTGTGTCGTCCATGAGTGCCTGGCGGGACGGCCGCCCTTCCGGCGGGACGACGACATGGCTCTGCTGTGGGCGCACCAGTATGACGAGCCGCCGCCGCTGACTTCGGCGCGGCCGGATCTTCCCTCGCAGGTCGACTCGGTGTTCGCCAAGGCGTTGGCGAAGAGTCCTGATGATCGGTACGAGTCGTGTCTGGCGTTTGTCGCTGCGCTGCGTCTCGCGTTGCGCGGGACGCCGGAGGCCGGTCACCCGGCTACGCAGGTGGATATGAAGGTCGTGGAGGAGAAGGTGGAGGGGCCCAAGGCGCCGCCTCGGTGGGCTGAAGCGGTCATGAATCCGCGGGCCGGTGGGGGCTTGTCGCGCCCACGCGGCAGCGCCGCACCTTGA